The following are from one region of the Mycetohabitans rhizoxinica HKI 454 genome:
- a CDS encoding HipA family kinase, whose product MFNREVVQIVEVLGRATQGITQPFICRGDDNQLYFVKGLHAGRRSLVAEWLGSAMAEAFGLPVAPFRIAQVADELIQIGPSHFAELGAGYVFASCAVPNALEMSWTLLGNVDPKLQLDVIVFDWWIRNQDRTLTEKGGNPNLLWDPGASRMLVIDQNQAFDPYFDGAAFLELHPFSQVWRSVYEDFVTRQIYEMRMLNALKQFECACDKMPASWSIVGDDVPLGFTPDEAYSLLLRYCHEDFWKP is encoded by the coding sequence ATGTTCAATCGCGAAGTCGTGCAGATCGTCGAAGTGCTGGGGCGTGCCACGCAGGGTATCACCCAGCCATTTATCTGCCGGGGCGACGACAATCAGCTATATTTTGTAAAGGGGCTTCATGCTGGGCGCCGGAGTCTGGTCGCCGAGTGGCTCGGGAGTGCGATGGCCGAAGCGTTCGGGTTACCCGTTGCACCGTTTCGGATTGCGCAGGTGGCCGACGAACTGATCCAAATCGGCCCTTCACATTTCGCCGAACTTGGCGCAGGCTATGTATTTGCGTCCTGCGCGGTGCCAAACGCACTAGAGATGTCATGGACGCTGCTTGGCAATGTCGATCCCAAACTGCAGTTGGACGTCATCGTGTTCGACTGGTGGATTCGGAACCAGGACCGGACGCTGACCGAGAAAGGCGGCAATCCAAATTTGCTTTGGGACCCGGGAGCAAGTCGAATGTTAGTGATTGATCAAAACCAGGCATTCGATCCCTATTTCGACGGGGCAGCCTTTCTCGAGCTTCACCCGTTCTCCCAGGTATGGCGCAGCGTCTATGAGGACTTCGTGACCCGGCAGATTTACGAGATGAGGATGCTAAACGCGCTCAAACAGTTCGAGTGCGCGTGCGATAAAATGCCAGCTTCGTGGTCTATCGTCGGTGATGACGTGCCGCTCGGGTTCACGCCTGACGAGGCATACAGCCTGCTGCTTAGGTATTGCCACGAGGATTTTTGGAAACCATAA
- a CDS encoding DUF3037 domain-containing protein — protein MKHACRYAIVRFMPYLETGEFANVGLLLMSPTARFFGFRMLDSVRRVTAFFDELDPNIFRRARKTYQQELTRIGTSIEHAFCNVSHGSGPDYAKFAFTELVKPRQAIMYADAERAVLAEDPAEKLLELFDHYVGRVFVTRAYQEREVEKDVQRILKSAELAALYKQQVLIGDDAYRARLPFARVNEHGQAIRAIKPLFLAHDDPSRLYDHGWDWLGKVKKLRRDDKLIGDVMFAVRRPIEEFGPHAAAFADVKQDLEREDFISVVSDSDERSILAFARD, from the coding sequence ATGAAACACGCGTGCCGTTACGCCATTGTCCGCTTCATGCCTTATCTGGAGACGGGTGAGTTCGCGAACGTGGGACTCCTGCTGATGAGCCCCACAGCGAGGTTCTTTGGTTTTCGCATGCTCGATAGCGTGCGGCGGGTGACCGCGTTCTTTGACGAACTTGACCCGAATATCTTCCGCCGTGCGAGGAAAACCTATCAACAAGAGCTGACGCGTATCGGCACGTCTATCGAACATGCGTTCTGCAATGTATCGCACGGTTCGGGTCCGGACTATGCGAAATTCGCGTTCACCGAACTGGTGAAGCCGCGGCAGGCGATCATGTATGCCGATGCGGAACGGGCGGTCTTGGCGGAGGATCCGGCCGAGAAGCTGCTCGAGCTTTTTGATCACTATGTTGGCCGTGTGTTCGTGACCCGGGCCTATCAGGAGCGGGAAGTCGAAAAGGACGTGCAGCGCATTCTAAAATCCGCAGAACTGGCTGCGCTGTACAAACAGCAGGTGTTGATCGGCGATGACGCCTACCGCGCAAGGTTGCCGTTCGCACGGGTAAACGAGCACGGCCAGGCGATACGTGCGATCAAGCCGCTGTTTCTCGCGCATGACGACCCCTCACGGCTGTACGACCATGGCTGGGACTGGCTGGGCAAGGTCAAGAAGCTGCGTCGCGACGACAAGCTCATTGGCGACGTTATGTTTGCTGTCCGGCGTCCGATAGAGGAATTTGGGCCGCACGCAGCTGCCTTCGCTGATGTAAAGCAGGATTTGGAACGCGAGGATTTTATCTCAGTGGTATCTGACAGCGACGAACGTAGCATCCTCGCCTTTGCTCGCGATTGA